From the Lysobacter sp. FW306-1B-D06B genome, one window contains:
- a CDS encoding OmpA family protein produces MKIRLLSTAMLAGLAFAQVASAQEFDDRWYLTGTAGFNIQDNDRGTRNAPFGGLGVGRFLNPNWSLDGELNYQNPNNDDNQNLNWSQYGVSLDLRRHFLAEGRNWAPYLLMGLGYQRSEEEFDAFPNPVSPGEREEGNLAAKVGVGVQSAIAGKRAAIRTELAYRADFDDGSINAPDEDWFGDLLASVGVIIPLGAPAVAPPPAPAAPSCADLDDDGDGVNNCDDKCPDSQAGQTIGPDGCPVPVSIDLKGVNFDFDKATLRPDAVSILSEATEILKRYPELKVEVAGHTDQCGKDAYNQKLSERRATVVYDYLTTNGVDASRLTGPIGYGESRPLEDMGQAFPGCKSEKNRRTELNVQN; encoded by the coding sequence ATGAAGATCCGTTTGTTGAGCACCGCGATGCTGGCCGGTTTGGCGTTTGCCCAAGTCGCCAGCGCGCAGGAATTCGATGACCGCTGGTACCTGACCGGCACGGCCGGCTTCAACATCCAGGACAACGACCGCGGCACGCGCAACGCGCCGTTCGGTGGCCTGGGTGTTGGCAGATTCCTCAATCCGAACTGGTCGCTCGACGGCGAGCTGAACTACCAGAACCCCAACAACGACGACAACCAGAACCTCAACTGGTCGCAGTACGGCGTCTCGCTCGACCTGCGTCGTCATTTCCTGGCCGAAGGCCGCAACTGGGCGCCGTACCTGCTGATGGGCCTGGGTTACCAGCGCTCGGAAGAAGAGTTCGACGCGTTCCCGAACCCGGTCTCCCCGGGCGAGCGTGAGGAAGGCAACCTGGCCGCCAAGGTCGGCGTCGGCGTGCAGAGCGCCATCGCGGGCAAGCGCGCCGCCATCCGCACCGAGCTGGCCTACCGCGCCGACTTCGACGACGGCAGCATCAATGCTCCGGACGAAGACTGGTTCGGCGACCTGCTGGCCTCGGTCGGCGTGATCATCCCGCTGGGTGCTCCGGCCGTGGCTCCGCCGCCGGCTCCGGCCGCGCCGAGCTGCGCGGATCTGGACGACGACGGCGACGGCGTCAACAACTGCGACGACAAGTGCCCGGACTCGCAGGCCGGCCAGACGATCGGTCCGGACGGTTGCCCGGTGCCGGTGTCGATCGACCTGAAGGGCGTGAACTTCGACTTCGACAAGGCGACGCTGCGTCCTGACGCGGTCTCGATCCTGTCGGAAGCGACGGAGATCCTGAAGCGTTATCCGGAGCTGAAGGTCGAAGTGGCCGGCCACACCGACCAGTGCGGCAAGGATGCGTACAACCAGAAGCTGTCGGAGCGTCGCGCCACCGTGGTGTACGACTACCTGACGACCAACGGCGTCGACGCCTCGCGTCTGACCGGTCCGATCGGCTACGGCGAGAGCCGTCCGCTGGAAGACATGGGTCAGGCCTTCCCGGGCTGCAAGAGCGAGAAGAACCGTCGTACCGAGTTGAACGTCCAGAACTAA
- a CDS encoding OmpA family protein codes for MKIRLLGMAVMAGLSFAHAASAQEFDDRWYLTGSAGMNIQDSHRETRNAPFGTLGVGKFLNENWSLDGELNYQNPNFEDNQDLNWSQYGISLDLRRHFTAEGRDWAPYILMGLGYQRSEEEFLGAGIPAPLEQREEGNLAAKVGIGIQSGLFGKRAALRTELAYRADFDDRDFSSRSGSSALNGDDRYGDLLASIGVVIPLGAPATAAVPPPPPPRTPGCKDLDDDGDGVNNCDDRCPNSKAGELIGPDGCPVPAVSIDLRGVNFDFDKATLRPGSIETLSAAADILRNHPELRAEVAGHTDQCGKEGYNQKLSERRARVVYDYLTRNGVDASRLAGPIGYGESRPLEDMGQAFPACKSEKNRRTELNLAR; via the coding sequence TTGAAAATTCGTCTACTGGGTATGGCCGTCATGGCCGGCCTTTCGTTTGCCCATGCGGCAAGCGCGCAGGAATTCGATGATCGCTGGTACCTGACTGGTTCGGCCGGCATGAACATTCAGGACAGCCACCGCGAGACGCGCAATGCGCCGTTCGGCACCCTGGGCGTGGGCAAGTTCCTCAACGAGAACTGGTCGCTCGACGGAGAGTTGAACTACCAGAACCCGAATTTCGAGGACAATCAGGACCTCAACTGGTCGCAGTACGGCATCTCGCTCGATCTGCGTCGCCACTTCACCGCCGAGGGTCGCGACTGGGCGCCTTACATCCTGATGGGCCTGGGTTACCAGCGTTCGGAAGAGGAGTTCCTCGGCGCCGGCATTCCGGCACCGCTTGAGCAGCGCGAGGAAGGCAACCTCGCCGCGAAGGTCGGCATCGGCATCCAGAGCGGGCTGTTCGGCAAGCGCGCCGCGCTCCGCACCGAGCTGGCTTACCGCGCGGACTTCGACGATCGCGATTTCAGTTCGCGTTCCGGCAGCTCCGCCCTGAACGGCGATGACCGGTACGGTGACCTGCTGGCCTCGATCGGCGTGGTGATCCCGCTGGGTGCGCCGGCCACGGCCGCCGTCCCGCCGCCGCCGCCGCCGCGCACCCCGGGCTGCAAGGATCTCGATGACGACGGCGACGGCGTCAACAACTGCGACGATCGCTGCCCGAACTCGAAGGCCGGCGAGTTGATCGGTCCGGACGGTTGCCCGGTGCCGGCGGTGTCCATCGATCTGCGCGGCGTGAACTTCGACTTCGACAAGGCGACGCTGCGCCCGGGTTCGATCGAAACGCTTTCCGCAGCGGCCGATATCCTCAGGAACCATCCGGAGTTGCGTGCTGAAGTGGCCGGCCATACCGACCAGTGCGGCAAGGAAGGCTACAACCAGAAGCTGTCCGAGCGCCGTGCACGCGTGGTGTACGACTACCTGACCCGCAACGGCGTCGACGCTTCGCGTCTGGCCGGTCCGATCGGTTACGGCGAGAGCCGTCCGCTGGAAGACATGGGCCAGGCCTTCCCGGCCTGCAAGAGCGAGAAGAACCGCCGTACCGAGTTGAACCTCGCCCGCTAA